A window of Argopecten irradians isolate NY chromosome 1, Ai_NY, whole genome shotgun sequence contains these coding sequences:
- the LOC138310455 gene encoding beta,beta-carotene 15,15'-dioxygenase-like, with amino-acid sequence MMSLSFLLLMLATVQTASSAPGDDDDAPGFQHWWTTNKDTYEDYPIKFEKPLPNWIYGTLVRNGPGQFEMGNRKFTQALDGYAKLMSWKFPGDGSCLFTTKFIQSSFYKTSVEINDIAPYLNFGVTVPPYDDEQKVAAMFNAMDNMNVNFYNYSNTFVAVTDLWKSYQIDLPTLDTVRLIDPKIPTGNHPKTDDVVSLLSSAHPIPEYGNPGAYIDYLAGTGMIPGVIKDKITVIRTKGAEDHEVIAEWRLDSVPYMHSFAVTENHVVFIAHPYYQNFMTMAKNGYAAAGVEWNNDEKAKVFVVNIPTGKMETFETETVFALHHANAYEVNNILTVDIPVQPDPYFFKKFDFQSILNATERMNMSLVSKLRRYTIDMNTKNITHYDFPDALNMEIPTFNENYRSKPYCYVYGVVFNWNGKGFSHTGIVKKDVCGKTETKMFQIPHHYPTEAFFVPAPPEVAKEEDDGVLLMVILDGDRGLSYIGVVDPKTMTLINKAYLPTTIPFNYHGRFFPGVW; translated from the exons ATGATGTCTCTATCCTTTCTGCTGCTGATGCTGGCGACAGTACAGACAGCTAGCAGTGCTcctggtgatgatgatgatgctccTGGTTTCCAACATTGGTGGACAACAAATAAGGACACCTATGAAGATTATccaatcaaatttgaaaaaccGCTACCCAACTGGATATATGGAACTCTG GTACGGAACGGTCCCGGACAGTTTGAGATGGGGAACAGGAAATTCACACAGGCGCTGGACGGTTACGCCAAGCTAATGAGCTGGAAATTCCCCGGTGATGGCTCGTGTCTATTTACCACAAAGTTTATCCAGTCTTCCTTCTACAAAACATCAGTGGAGATAAACGACATCGCTCCATACCTGAATTTTGGAGTCACCGTGCCTCCTTATGATGACGAACAGAAAGTGGCGGCCATGTTCAATGCCATGGATAACATGAATGTGAACTTTTACAACTATTCCAACACCTTTGTTGCCGTGACAGACTTATGGAAGTCTTATCAAATCGACCTTCCAACCCTTGATACGGTTAGATTAATCGACCCCAAGATTCCTACAGGGAACCATCCAAAAACAGATGACGTCGTAAGTTTGTTGTCGTCTGCTCATCCAATCCCGGAATACGGTAATCCAGGGGCGTACATCGACTACCTTGCAGGAACTGGGATGATTCCTGGGGTCATCAAAGATAAAATAACAGTGATCCGCACGAAGGGCGCCGAGGACCACGAAGTCATAGCTGAATGGCGTTTGGACTCCGTTCCTTACATGCATTCCTTTGCTGTAACAGAAAACCATGTTGTTTTCATCGCTCATCCTTATTACCAAAATTTTATGACCATGGCGAAAAACGGATATGCCGCGGCTGGCGTGGAATGGAACAATGACGAGAAAGCCAAAGTTTTCGTTGTAAACATTCCAACGGGAAAAATGGAAACCTTTGAGACGGAAACAGTTTTCGCTCTACACCACGCCAATGCGTATGAAGTAAACAACATACTTACAGTCGACATACCTGTTCAACCAGATCcatactttttcaaaaaattcGACTTTCAATCCATACTCAATGCGACAGAAAGAATGAACATGTCCTTGGTTTCAAAATTAAGACGGTACACCATAGACAtgaatacaaaaaatatcacGCACTACGATTTCCCTGATGCCCTGAATATGGAGATTCCAACATTCAATGAAAACTACAGATCCAAACCTTACTGTTATGTATATGGCGTCGTATTCAACTGGAATGGGAAAGGTTTTAGTCACACCGGAATCGTAAAGAAGGACGTCTGTGGGAAAACTGAGACAAAGATGTTTCAGATCCCGCACCATTACCCGACGGAAGCGTTTTTTGTGCCTGCGCCACCGGAAGTGGCAAAAGAGGAAGATGATGGCGTGCTTCTGATGGTAATTCTGGACGGTGATCGTGGGTTGTCTTATATTGGAGTCGTGGATCCAAAAACAATGACATTGATCAACAAAGCTTACCTACCAACCACGATTCCAT
- the LOC138327618 gene encoding beta,beta-carotene 15,15'-dioxygenase-like, producing MLGSSSLMLMLGAVLLASGAPGDDDAPGFEHWWTTNKEIYEDYPIKFEKPLPSWIYGTLVKNGPGQFEMGNRNFTQALDGYAKLMSWKFPGDGSCLFTTKFIQSSFYKTSVETNDIAPYLNFGVTVPPYDDEQKVAAMFNAMDNMNVNFYNYSNTFVAVTDLWKSYQIDLPTLDTIRLINPKIPTGNHSKTDDVISLMSSAHPIQEYGNTGAYIDYLGGAGMVPGVIQDKITVIRTKGAEDHEVIAEWRLDSAPYMHTFAVTENHVVFIAHPYYQNFMTMAKNGYAAAGMEWREEEKAKVYVVNIPTGKIETFETETVFALHHANAYEVNNILTVDIPVQPDPYFFKKLNFPSVLNATERMNMTLISKLRRYTIDMNAKNIMHYDFPDARNMELPTFNENYRSKPYCYVYGVVFNWNGKGFSHTGIVKKDVCGKTETKMFQIPHHYPTEAWFVPAPPEVAKEEDDGVLLMVILDGDRGLSYIGVVDPKSMTLINKAYLPTTIPFNYHGRFFPGLW from the exons ATGTTGGGTTCCTCCTCTCTCATGCTGATGCTGGGGGCAGTCCTGCTGGCCAGCGGAGCTCCAGGTGATGACGATGCCCCGGGATTTGAACATTGGTGGACTACAAATAAGGAGATTTATGAAGATTATccaataaaatttgaaaagccCTTGCCGTCTTGGATTTACGGAACACTG GTCAAAAATGGTCCCGGACAGTTTGAGATGGGGAACAGAAACTTCACACAGGCGCTGGACGGTTACGCCAAGCTAATGAGCTGGAAGTTTCCCGGTGATGGCTCGTGTCTATTTACCACAAAGTTTATCCAGTCTTCCTTCTACAAAACATCAGTGGAGACAAACGACATCGCTCCATACCTGAATTTTGGAGTCACCGTGCCTCCTTATGATGACGAACAGAAAGTGGCGGCCATGTTCAATGCCATGGACAACATGAATGTGAACTTTTACAACTATTCCAACACTTTTGTTGCCGTAACAGACTTATGGAAGTCTTATCAAATCGACCTTCCAACCCTTGATACGATTAGGTTAATCAATCCTAAGATTCCTACAGGGAACCATTCAAAAACAGATGACGTCATAAGTCTGATGTCATCTGCTCATCCAATTCAGGAATATGGCAATACGGGAGCATATATCGATTACCTTGGAGGTGCTGGAATGGTTCCAGGTGTTATTCAGGATAAAATAACAGTGATTCGTACGAAGGGCGCCGAGGACCACGAAGTCATAGCTGAATGGCGTTTGGACTCCGCCCCTTACATGCATACTTTTGCTGTAACAGAAAACCACGTTGTTTTCATCGCTCATCCTTATTACCAAAATTTTATGACCATGGCGAAAAACGGATACGCTGCAGCAGGAATGGAATGGAGAGAAGAGGAGAAGGCAAAGGTTTACGTTGTCAATATTCCTACTGGTAAAATTGAAACCTTTGAGACTGAAACAGTTTTCGCTCTACACCATGCCAATGCGTATGAAGTAAACAACATACTTACAGTCGACATACCTGTTCAACCAGATCcatactttttcaaaaaattaaacTTTCCCTCTGTACTCAACGCTACAGAAAGGATGAACATGACACTGATTTCTAAATTAAGACGTTACACAATAGACATGAATGCTAAAAATATCATGCACTATGATTTTCCAGATGCCCGGAATATGGAGCTTCCAACATTCAATGAAAACTACAGATCCAAACCTTACTGTTATGTATATGGCGTCGTATTCAACTGGAATGGAAAAGGTTTTAGTCACACAGGAATCGTAAAGAAGGACGTCTGTGGGAAAACTGAGACAAAGATGTTTCAGATCCCGCACCATTACCCGACGGAAGCGTGGTTTGTGCCTGCGCCACCGGAAGTGGCAAAAGAAGAAGACGATGGCGTGCTTCTGATGGTAATTCTGGACGGTGATCGTGGGTTGTCTTATATTGGAGTCGTGGATCCAAAATCAATGACACTGATAAACAAAGCTTACCTTCCAACCACGATTCCATTCAACTACCACGGTCGATTTTTCCCTGGTTTGTGGTAA
- the LOC138310464 gene encoding sulfotransferase 1B1-like yields MLITGDFTYAGTTTHLAYSDMDVINNLPSPRLLATHLPVDMFPKDIKNGVGMVVNIVRNPKDVAVSYYCYLSVMKNVGFTGSFDGFLRFYLKEEFFFGNWFGAIKQWLDIKRIYPMMKSHTLFYEDLKRNTLPTLERLVQFLEVPRDEKFCKTVMANMRFSTMKMRHETESKPIGLYKDIVKDGILPIYRKGEIGDWKRWFTPAQSELFDRVYKDRLAGYDIDIVFE; encoded by the exons ATGCTTATAACCGGGGATTTCACATATGCTGGAACAACAACACATCTGGCATATAGCGACATGGATGTGATAAATAATTTGCCATCTCCAAGACTATTGGCAACTCATCTCCCCGTAGATATGTTCCCGAAAGACATCAAAAATGGCGTTGGTATGGTTGTGAACATAGTCCGGAATCCGAAAGACGTCGCTGTTTCTTACTATTGTTATCTGAGTGTAATGAAAAACGTTGGATTCACAGGAAGTTTTGATGGCTTTCTACGCTTTTACTTGAAGGAGGAAT TTTTCTTTGGGAACTGGTTCGGAGCAATCAAACAGTGGCTAGATATTAAGAGGATATACCCCATGATGAAAAGTCACACACTTTTCTATGAAGATTTAAAACGA AACACCCTTCCAACCCTGGAAAGACTCGTTCAGTTTCTTGAAGTTCCTAGAGATGAGAAGTTCTGCAAAACTGTTATGGCTAATATGAGGTTCAGTACAATGAAAATGCGCCACGAAACAGAATCAAAGCCTATTGGATTATATAAGGATATCGTCAAAGATGGTATCTTGCCGATCTACAGAAAAG GTGAAATAGGTGACTGGAAGCGATGGTTCACCCCTGCACAAAGTGAACTGTTTGACCGTGTCTACAAAGACAGACTGGCCGGATACGATATTGACATTGTATTTGAATAG
- the LOC138327639 gene encoding sulfotransferase 1A1-like: protein MDVIEKVDIRDEEGNTMDYSLYKGCSFPPHVVGNVRDLVANCAKLKCRQDDVLLYTYPKSGTHWMHNILNMFITGNFAYAGTASYLEFAKIDVIDNMPSPRLIATHLEVDLFPDDIKNGIGKVVNIVRNPKDVAVSYYCFLSSMKGVGFTGTFDSFLRFYLKEEFFFGNWYGALKQWLDIGKTYPKMKIFTLYYEDLKRNTLPNLKRVVNFLEIPRDEDFCKSVIDNTGFATMKRHHETESKHNEQFKDVVKDGVLPIYRKGEIGDWKRWFTPAQSELFDRVYKERLAKYDLDLVYE from the exons ATGGACGTAATTGAGAAGGTAGATATAAGAGATGAGGAAGGTAACACCATGGATTATTCACTCTACAAAGGCTGCTCTTTTCCTCCCCATGTGGTGGGCAACGTCCGGGATCTGGTAGCCAACTGTGCCAAGCTGAAATGTCGACAGGATGATGTATTGTTGTACACCTACCCCAAATCCG GAACACATTGGATGCACAATATACTCAACATGTTTATCACCGGGAACTTCGCATACGCCGGTACAGCTTCGTATCTGGAATTCGCCAAAATAGACGTGATTGACAACATGCCGTCCCCAAGACTTATTGCAACACATCTCGAAGTAGATCTGTTCCCTGATGACATAAAGAACGGTATTGGAAAGGTTGTTAACATAGTCCGGAATCCGAAAGACGTCGCCGTTTCTTACTACTGTTTTCTAAGCAGTATGAAAGGCGTCGGCTTCACCGGAACATTCGACAGCTTTCTACGCTTTTACTTGAAGGAAGagt TTTTCTTCGGTAATTGGTATGGAGCCTTGAAACAGTGGTTAGATATTGGAAAGACCTACccaaagatgaaaatatttactCTGTATTATGAAGACCTTAAAAGA AATACACTACCAAACCTGAAAAGGGTTGTCAACTTTCTTGAAATTCCAAGAGATGAGGATTTCTGCAAATCTGTTATCGACAATACGGGCTTCGCTACAATGAAACGTCATCACGAAACCGAATCAAAACACAACGAACAATTTAAAGATGTTGTCAAAGATGGCGTCCTTCCTATCTATAGGAAAG GGGAAATAGGCGACTGGAAACGATGGTTCACCCCAGCACAAAGCGAACTGTTTGACCGTGTCTACAAAGAAAGACTCGCTAAATATGACCTGGATTTAGTTTACGAATGA
- the LOC138327648 gene encoding sulfotransferase 1C2-like produces MDIVTVADDEGNTLEYKKYKEHVFPKLVRGNVQDQLAQVAQLQCRADDILLCTYPKTGLHWTYNIVHMLVSGSATYLGSPRYLEFDDIANIDSMPPRRVFATHFEVCHLPEAMKCGTGKIINVLRNPKDVAVSYFCFLTSLNSPVYSGNFNGFLKFFLNEDFLFGNWFGALKQWLDIRKTYPDMKTLTLHYEDMKRNKLQNIYTLANFLEIPTGEDFLRQVELNVEFSKMKIDHEHGPAGSDTFVNISNRGVLPIYRKGDIGDWKNWFTQAQSEEFDRVYQQRMAGYDIDFIYE; encoded by the exons ATGGATATTGTTACAGTGGCCGATGACGAGGGGAATACCTTGGAATACAAGAAATACAAGGAACATGTTTTTCCGAAACTTGTTAGAGGAAATGTGCAAGACCAGCTGGCTCAAGTAGCACAACTCCAATGCAGAGCAGACGACATTTTACTATGCACATATCCAAAGACAG GGTTACACTGGACTTATAACATCGTCCACATGTTAGTATCTGGATCAGCTACCTACCTGGGCAGTCCAAGATACCTAGAATTTGATGACATCGCCAACATCGACAGTATGCCACCACGGAGGGTGTTCGCCACGCATTTCGAGGTGTGCCACTTACCAGAAGCTATGAAGTGTGGAACAGGAAAGATAATTAATGTCCTCCGTAACCCCAAAGATGTCGCTGTCTCCTACTTCTGTTTCTTGACGTCACTGAACAGTCCTGTATACTCTGGCAATTTCAACGGATTTCTAAAGTTCTTCCTCAATGAAGATT TTCTCTTTGGAAATTGGTTCGGTGCGCTAAAACAATGGCTGGATATAAGGAAGACATACCCAGATATGAAGACACTTACTCTACACTATGAGGATATGAAAAGA AACAAGCTGCAAAATATCTACACATTAGCAAATTTCCTCGAAATTCCTACAGGTGAAGACTTTCTTCGACAAGTGGAACTCAATGTTGAATTTTCGAAAATGAAAATCGACCACGAACATGGACCTGCGGGATCCGACACATTTGTGAACATTTCCAATCGTGGAGTACTCCCAATCTATCGTAAAG GAGATATTGGAGATTGGAAGAATTGGTTCACTCAAGCCCAAAGTGAGGAATTTGATCGCGTGTATCAGCAAAGAATGGCTGGCTATGACATAGATTTTATATACGAATAG